From a single Nothobranchius furzeri strain GRZ-AD chromosome 9, NfurGRZ-RIMD1, whole genome shotgun sequence genomic region:
- the selenos gene encoding selenoprotein S isoform X2: MDSVRDSSGQNRPPENQDLPFLSILGEILSQYGWYLLAGTIMVYLFIQHLRKRMSAGPSDPIFYSLHDSSKVARRQTSQEAAHRKMQEELNAKAAIIIEKQKQSTDKAGSSSSTAQKTKTGKKQLRSNDYSPLMGQGGGTCSWRPGRRGPSSGG; this comes from the exons ATGGACAGTGTGCGTGACTCATCTGGTCAAAACCGTCCCCCGGAGAACCAGGACCTGCCTTTTCTGAGCATCTTAG GAGAGATCCTGTCCCAGTATGGATGGTACCTGCTGGCTGGAACCATCATGGTCTACTTGTTTATCCAACACCTGAGGAAAAGGATGTCAGCTGGACCAAGTGACCCCATCTTTTATTCACTGCACG ATTCTTCGAAAGTAGCCAGAAGGCAGACGTCCCAGGAAGCAGCTCATAGGAAGATGCAAGAGGAGCTGAATGCCAAAGCTGCCATCATCATAGAGAAACAGAAACAG AGCACTGACAAGGCTGGCTCTTCTTCATCAACGGCACAGAAAACGAAGACAGGCAAGAAGCAGCTTCGCAGTAATG ACTACAGTCCCCTGATGGGACAGGGAGGAGGCACCTGCTCCTGGAGACCTGGTAGGAGAGGGCCATCGTCTGGTGGATGA
- the selenos gene encoding selenoprotein S isoform X1: protein MDSVRDSSGQNRPPENQDLPFLSILAGEILSQYGWYLLAGTIMVYLFIQHLRKRMSAGPSDPIFYSLHDSSKVARRQTSQEAAHRKMQEELNAKAAIIIEKQKQSTDKAGSSSSTAQKTKTGKKQLRSNDYSPLMGQGGGTCSWRPGRRGPSSGG, encoded by the exons ATGGACAGTGTGCGTGACTCATCTGGTCAAAACCGTCCCCCGGAGAACCAGGACCTGCCTTTTCTGAGCATCTTAG CAGGAGAGATCCTGTCCCAGTATGGATGGTACCTGCTGGCTGGAACCATCATGGTCTACTTGTTTATCCAACACCTGAGGAAAAGGATGTCAGCTGGACCAAGTGACCCCATCTTTTATTCACTGCACG ATTCTTCGAAAGTAGCCAGAAGGCAGACGTCCCAGGAAGCAGCTCATAGGAAGATGCAAGAGGAGCTGAATGCCAAAGCTGCCATCATCATAGAGAAACAGAAACAG AGCACTGACAAGGCTGGCTCTTCTTCATCAACGGCACAGAAAACGAAGACAGGCAAGAAGCAGCTTCGCAGTAATG ACTACAGTCCCCTGATGGGACAGGGAGGAGGCACCTGCTCCTGGAGACCTGGTAGGAGAGGGCCATCGTCTGGTGGATGA